The following proteins are encoded in a genomic region of Montipora foliosa isolate CH-2021 chromosome 10, ASM3666993v2, whole genome shotgun sequence:
- the LOC137973520 gene encoding troponin C, skeletal muscle-like encodes MQAGLSYFDKGVPEVVIRSLFDRYDANQNGRLEDKEMQNLLQEDLGLNAEQSGIYFLLLDKNGDHNIYFEEFNDWLRSGEHFEVLNDKAKFYSLLKAFHYFKTFDTDNSDKLDRSQFETMMRYFGYTTINMDEAFAQMDKCQNGALTFWEFMVWLKWLPVLN; translated from the coding sequence ATGCAGGCAGGACTTAGCTATTTCGACAAAGGCGTTCCAGAGGTCGTCATTCGTAGTCTTTTCGATCGGTACGATGCAAATCAAAACGGAAGGCTTGAAGACAAGGAAATGCAAAACTTGCTACAAGAAGATTTAGGCTTAAACGCCGAACAATCCGGCATTTATTTTCTCCTGTTGGACAAAAACGGAGATcataatatttattttgaagaaTTTAACGACTGGCTTCGCAGTGGAGAacattttgaagttttaaacGACAAAGCGAAGTTTTACAGTCTCTTGAAGGCGTTCCACTATTTTAAGACATTTGACACGGACAATAGTGATAAACTTGACAGAAGTCAATTCGAAACGATGATGAGATATTTTGGTTATACTACAATCAACATGGATGAAGCCTTTGCCCAAATGGATAAATGCCAAAACGGAGCCCTCACCTTTTGGGAGTTTATGGTCTGGTTAAAATGGCTACCTGTTCTTAACTAG
- the LOC137973617 gene encoding sorcin-like encodes MQAGRSYFDKGVPEVVIRSIFDRYDANQNGMLEDKEMQNLLQEDLGLNAEQSGIYFLLLDKNGDHNISFEEFNDWLRSGEHFEVLNDKAKFYSLLKAFHYFKRFDTDNSDKLDRSQFETMMRYFGYSTINMDEAFAQMDKCQNGALTFWEFMAWLKWLPVLN; translated from the coding sequence ATGCAGGCAGGACGTAGCTATTTCGACAAAGGCGTTCCAGAGGTCGTCATTCGTAGCATTTTCGATCGGTACGATGCAAATCAAAACGGAATGCTTGAAGACAAGGAAATGCAAAACTTGCTACAAGAAGATTTAGGCTTAAACGCCGAACAATCCGGCATTTATTTTCTCCTGTTGGACAAAAACGGAGATCATAATATTTCTTTTGAAGAATTTAACGACTGGCTTCGCAGTGGAGAGcattttgaagttttaaacGACAAAGCGAAGTTTTACAGTCTCTTGAAGGCGTTCCACTATTTTAAGAGATTTGACACGGACAATAGTGATAAACTTGACAGAAGTCAATTCGAAACGATGATGAGATATTTTGGTTATAGTACAATCAACATGGATGAAGCCTTTGCCCAAATGGATAAATGCCAAAACGGAGCCCTCACCTTTTGGGAGTTCATGGCCTGGTTAAAATGGCTACCTGTTCTTAACTAG
- the LOC137974160 gene encoding troponin C, skeletal muscle-like: MQAGRSYFDKGVPEVVIRSLFDRYDANQNGRLEDKEMQNLLQEDLGLNAEQSGIYFLLLDKNGDHNISFEEFNDWLRSGENFEVLNDKAKFYSLLKAFHYFKTFDTDNSDKLDRSQFETMMRYFGYTTINMDEAFAQMDKCQNGAITFWEFMGWLKWLPVLN; the protein is encoded by the coding sequence ATGCAGGCAGGACGTAGCTATTTCGACAAAGGCGTTCCAGAGGTCGTCATTCGTAGTCTTTTCGATCGGTACGATGCAAATCAAAATGGAAGGCTTGAAGACAAGGAAATGCAAAACTTGCTACAAGAAGATTTAGGCTTAAACGCCGAACAATCCGGCATTTATTTTCTCCTGTTGGACAAAAACGGAGATCACAATATTTCTTTTGAAGAATTTAACGACTGGCTTCGCAGTGgagagaattttgaagttttaaacGACAAAGCGAAGTTTTACAGTCTCTTGAAGGCGTTCCACTATTTTAAGACATTTGACACGGACAATAGTGATAAACTTGACAGAAGTCAATTCGAAACGATGATGAGATATTTTGGTTATACTACAATCAACATGGATGAAGCCTTTGCCCAAATGGATAAATGCCAAAACGGAGCTATCACCTTCTGGGAGTTTATGGGCTGGTTAAAATGGCTACCTGTACTTAACTAG
- the LOC137974159 gene encoding sorcin-like, translated as MQAGLSYFDKGVPEVVIRSIFDRYDANKNGMLEDKEMQNLLQEDLGLNAEQSGIYFLLLDKNGDHNISFEEFNDWLRSGEHFEVLNDKAKFYSLLKAFHYFKTFDTDNSDKLDRSQFETMMRYFGYTTINMDEAFAQMDKCQNGALTFWEFMVWLKWLPVLN; from the coding sequence ATGCAGGCAGGACTTAGCTATTTCGACAAAGGCGTTCCAGAGGTCGTCATTCGTAGCATTTTCGATCGGTACGATGCAAATAAAAACGGAATGCTTGAAGACAAGGAAATGCAAAACTTGCTACAAGAAGATTTAGGCTTAAACGCCGAACAATCCGGCATTTATTTTCTCCTGTTGGACAAAAACGGAGATCATAATATTTCTTTTGAAGAATTTAACGACTGGCTTCGCAGTGGAGAGcattttgaagttttaaacGACAAAGCGAAGTTTTACAGTCTCTTGAAGGCGTTCCACTATTTTAAGACATTTGACACGGACAATAGTGATAAACTTGACAGAAGTCAATTCGAAACGATGATGAGATATTTTGGTTATACTACAATCAACATGGATGAAGCCTTTGCCCAAATGGATAAATGCCAAAACGGAGCCCTCACCTTCTGGGAGTTTATGGTCTGGTTAAAATGGCTACCTGTACTTAACTAG
- the LOC137973202 gene encoding troponin C, skeletal muscle-like, giving the protein MAGGFSFFDRNVPSIAIHSLFDKYDTRRDGKLDKKQMRYFLEEALGLEYEQAQIYFFLVDKDGDQAISYSEFKEWLRSGDKLDRVSDSTKFEQVCMAYDYFKEFDTNDSGTLDRKQFESLMNFLGHGGLDMDKAFATMDRLSDGKISFWEFMIWLNWAPI; this is encoded by the coding sequence ATGGCTGGTGGTTTCAGCTTTTTTGACAGAAACGTTCCCTCGATTGCTATTCACAGTCTCTTCGACAAATACGATACGAGGAGAGATGGAAAACTGGATAAAAAACAAATGAGGTATTTCCTCGAGGAAGCGCTGGGACTCGAATATGAACAAGcccaaatttatttttttctcgttGACAAAGATGGAGATCAAGCCATCTCATACAGCGAGTTTAAAGAATGGCTACGAAGCGGTGATAAACTGGATCGAGTTAGTGACAGCACCAAGTTTGAACAAGTGTGTATGGCCTACGACTACTTCAAAGAATTCGACACGAACGACTCTGGTACCTTGGATAGAAAGCAGTTCGAATCGCTGATGAATTTTCTCGGACATGGGGGACTGGACATGGATAAAGCCTTTGCAACGATGGACAGGCTCAGCGATGGAAAAATTTCTTTCTGGGAGTTCATGATCTGGCTAAACTGGGCGCCGATTTAA
- the LOC137973201 gene encoding uncharacterized protein, with protein sequence MQAGTSFFNSNTPTIVIRSLFDKYDKSGTGTLDSTELDDLLQKDLGFKKDQAKVYSLLLDKDGDQSISFEEFLAWLRSGERFEFLRDKQQFQTLCKAVDLFKTYDKDNNNSLSQDELKLLLDSLGYKEVDVKRFFEYLDEHKNGKISFCELMKWLNWVPVD encoded by the coding sequence ATGCAAGCAGGAACAAGTTTCTTTAACAGTAACACGCCGACGATTGTGATACGAAGCCTTTTCGATAAGTACGACAAGAGTGGAACAGGTACGTTAGACTCCACCGAATTAGATGACCTTCTGCAGAAAGATCTAGGATTCAAGAAGGATCAAGCCAAGGTTTATTCgttgttattagacaaagatGGTGATCAAAGCATCTCGTTTGAGGAATTTCTGGCCTGGCTTCGCAGTGGAGAGCGTTTTGAATTTCTCCGCGATAAACAACAGTTCCAAACCCTTTGTAAAGCAGTGGATCTCTTCAAAACATATGACAAGGATAACAACAACAGCTTGAGTCAAGACGAACTGAAACTCTTGCTTGATTCTTTGGGATACAAGGAAGTAGATGTGAAGAGGTTTTTCGAATACCTTGATGAacacaaaaatggaaaaatctcaTTTTGCGAACTAATGAAATGGTTAAACTGGGTCCCCGTCGATTAA